Proteins co-encoded in one Arachis hypogaea cultivar Tifrunner chromosome 11, arahy.Tifrunner.gnm2.J5K5, whole genome shotgun sequence genomic window:
- the LOC112723507 gene encoding probable alpha,alpha-trehalose-phosphate synthase [UDP-forming] 11 isoform X2, whose translation MLSRSCLGLLNLVSVDDYQALSRVPSLMAVPGEPTRDSYQISRDGLSSGGSDDAVSPPPQERRIIVANQLPIKATRDSDTKKWIFEYDADSLYLQLKDGFPSDVEVLYVGSLKADVEASEQDEVSQVLLERFRCVPTFLPWEIQNKFYHGFCKHYLWPLFHYMLPMSPSHGARFDRAQWQAYVLANKIFADKVTEVINPDEDFVWVHDYHLMILPTFLRKRFHRVKLGFFLHSPFPSSEIYRTLPVRDDILRAFLNCDLVGFHTFDYARHFLSCCSRMLGLDYESKRGYIGLDYYGRTVTIKILPVGIHMGQLRSVLSLPRTAKRVEELKVEYEGKVVILGVDDMDLFKGISLKFLAMGQLLEVHEALRGKVVLVQILNPARSSGKDIQDVKNESEALAKEINDKYGRPGYQPIVFVNGPVSTEDKAAYYAISECCVVNAVRDGMNLVPYTYTVCRQIVESERPNQSVIIVSEFIGCSPSLSGAIRVNPWNIDDVSEAMNSAITMPDGEKHLRHEKHYKYISSHDVAYWARSFDQDLERACREHYLKRYWGVGFGLGFRIVALDPTFRKLSVDNIVSAYKATHSRLILLDYDGTMLPQASINKTPSPEVLSVLNYLCSDPKNMVFIVSGRDKDCLGKWFDPCDKLGLSAEHGYFTRLRRDTPWETCGLTTDFDWKKMAEPVMAHYTEATDGSFIEHKESAMVWHHQEADPYFGSCQAKELLDHLENVLANEPVVVKRGQHIVEVKPQGVSKGIVVENLISSMRSEGKSPDFLLCIGDDRSDEDMFESIARSVSNPALPTISQVFACTVGQKPSMAKYYLEDTSEVIKLLQGLATASAPSAFQESQQGSL comes from the exons ATGCTATCTCGATCTTGCTTAGGGCTATTGAATTTGGTATCGGTGGATGATTACCAGGCACTGAGCCGTGTACCCAGCCTCATGGCGGTTCCGGGAGAACCCACCCGGGACTCATATCAGATCAGCCGTGACGGCCTCTCCAGCGGCGGATCCGACGACGCCGTTTCCCCTCCCCCTCAAGAACGCAGAATCATCGTTGCGAACCAACTCCCTATAAAAGCGACGCGCGATTCAGACACGAAGAAATGGATCTTCGAGTACGACGCCGACAGCCTGTATCTGCAGCTGAAGGATGGGTTCCCCTCCGACGTGGAGGTCCTGTACGTAGGGTCCCTGAAGGCCGACGTGGAGGCTTCCGAGCAGGACGAGGTGTCGCAGGTGCTCCTAGAGCGGTTCCGGTGCGTGCCCACCTTCCTCCCTTGGGAAATTCAGAACAAATTCTACCATGGATTCTGCAAGCACTATCTGTGGCCCCTGTTTCATTACATGCTTCCCATGTCTCCCAGCCACGGCGCCCGCTTCGACCGCGCCCAGTGGCAGGCCTACGTCCTGGCCAACAAGATCTTCGCCGATAAGGTGACGGAGGTCATAAACCCCGACGAGGATTTCGTGTGGGTTCACGATTACCACCTGATGATACTGCCCACTTTCTTGAGGAAAAGGTTCCACCGCGTGAAGCTAGGGTTCTTCTTGCACAGTCCCTTCCCTTCTTCGGAAATCTACAGGACTCTACCTGTTCGTGATGACATACTGAGAGCCTTCTTGAACTGCGACCTGGTTGGTTTCCACACCTTCGATTACGCCAGACACTTCTTGTCCTGCTGCAGCAGGATGCTTGGTTTGGACTACGAGTCTAAAAGAGGTTACATTGGCTTGGATTATTATGGAAGAACCGTCACTATTAAGATTCTCCCCGTTGGGATTCACATGGGGCAGCTTCGCTCCGTGTTGTCTCTGCCGCGCACGGCCAAGAGGGTGGAGGAGTTGAAGGTGGAGTATGAGGGCAAGGTTGTCATTCTTGGCGTCGATGACATGGACTTGTTCAAAGGTATCAGCTTGAAGTTCTTGGCAATGGGGCAGCTTCTTGAGGTGCATGAGGCTCTGAGAGGGAAGGTTGTGTTGGTTCAGATTCTGAACCCCGCCAGGAGCTCAGGGAAGGATATTCAAGACGTCAAGAATGAGTCCGAGGCCCTTGCTAAGGAGATTAACGACAAATATGGTAGGCCGGGTTACCAGCCAATTGTGTTTGTGAATGGTCCAGTTTCAACGGAGGATAAGGCTGCTTACTATGCAATTTCCGAGTGTTGTGTGGTGAATGCGGTGAGGGATGGCATGAACTTGGTGCCTTACACATACACCGTTTGCAGGCAGATAGTTGAGAGTGAGAGGCCTAATCAGAGTGTTATCATTGTATCTGAGTTCATCGGTTGCTCGCCCTCCCTCAGCGGAGCAATCAGGGTCAATCCTTGGAACATTGATGATGTCTCCGAGGCTATGAACTCCGCCATCACAATGCCGGACGGGGAGAAGCATTTGCGCCACGAGAAGCATTACAAGTACATAAGCTCCCATGATGTGGCCTATTGGGCCAGGAGTTTTGATCAGGATTTGGAGAGGGCTTGTAGGGAGCATTACCTCAAGAGGTATTGGGGTGTTGGTTTTGGTCTCGGATTCAGGATCGTTGCTTTGGATCCTACCTTTAGGAAGCTCTCAGTCGATAACATTGTCTCTGCATACAAAGCTACACACAGCCGCTTGATCCTTTTGGACTATGATGGCACTATGTTGCCTCAGGCATCCATAAACAAGACCCCAAGTCCTGAGGTTTTATCTGTATTGAACTATTTATGCAGTGATCCCAAGAATATGGTGTTCATTGTGAGTGGCAGAGACAAGGATTGCCTCGGCAAGTGGTTTGATCCTTGTGACAAGTTGGGCCTCTCAGCAGAACATGGTTACTTCACTAG GTTGAGGAGGGATACTCCTTGGGAGACATGCGGGTTGACAACTGATTTTGACTGGAAGAAGATGGCAGAACCTGTGATGGCGCATTACACAGAGGCAACGGATGGTTCTTTCATTGAACACAAGGAGAGTGCAATGGTTTGGCACCATCAAGAAGCCGATCCTTATTTTGGATCATGCCAAGCCAAAGAGCTTCTTGATCACCTTGAGAATGTGCTGGCCAATGAGCCTGTTGTTGTTAAAAGGGGACAACACATAGTTGAAGTGAAACCTCAG GGTGTGAGCAAGGGTATAGTTGTGGAAAATCTAATCTCAAGCATGAGGAGTGAGGGTAAATCACCAGATTTTCTGTTGTGCATTGGGGATGATCGATCAGATGAAGACATGTTCGAAAGCATTGCTCGTTCAGTTTCTAATCCAGCACTTCCAACAATATCACAAGTGTTTGCATGCACGGTTGGCCAGAAACCAAGCATGGCAAAGTACTATTTGGAGGATACGAGTGAAGTTATCAAGTTGCTACAAGGACTTGCTACTGCATCAGCACCCTCAGCTTTTCAAGAATCGCAACAAGGATCACTATAG
- the LOC112723507 gene encoding probable alpha,alpha-trehalose-phosphate synthase [UDP-forming] 11 isoform X1, protein MLSRSCLGLLNLVSVDDYQALSRVPSLMAVPGEPTRDSYQISRDGLSSGGSDDAVSPPPQERRIIVANQLPIKATRDSDTKKWIFEYDADSLYLQLKDGFPSDVEVLYVGSLKADVEASEQDEVSQVLLERFRCVPTFLPWEIQNKFYHGFCKHYLWPLFHYMLPMSPSHGARFDRAQWQAYVLANKIFADKVTEVINPDEDFVWVHDYHLMILPTFLRKRFHRVKLGFFLHSPFPSSEIYRTLPVRDDILRAFLNCDLVGFHTFDYARHFLSCCSRMLGLDYESKRGYIGLDYYGRTVTIKILPVGIHMGQLRSVLSLPRTAKRVEELKVEYEGKVVILGVDDMDLFKGISLKFLAMGQLLEVHEALRGKVVLVQILNPARSSGKDIQDVKNESEALAKEINDKYGRPGYQPIVFVNGPVSTEDKAAYYAISECCVVNAVRDGMNLVPYTYTVCRQIVESERPNQSVIIVSEFIGCSPSLSGAIRVNPWNIDDVSEAMNSAITMPDGEKHLRHEKHYKYISSHDVAYWARSFDQDLERACREHYLKRYWGVGFGLGFRIVALDPTFRKLSVDNIVSAYKATHSRLILLDYDGTMLPQASINKTPSPEVLSVLNYLCSDPKNMVFIVSGRDKDCLGKWFDPCDKLGLSAEHGYFTRYITLHYIGPICFVIVRLIWCVCGRLRRDTPWETCGLTTDFDWKKMAEPVMAHYTEATDGSFIEHKESAMVWHHQEADPYFGSCQAKELLDHLENVLANEPVVVKRGQHIVEVKPQGVSKGIVVENLISSMRSEGKSPDFLLCIGDDRSDEDMFESIARSVSNPALPTISQVFACTVGQKPSMAKYYLEDTSEVIKLLQGLATASAPSAFQESQQGSL, encoded by the exons ATGCTATCTCGATCTTGCTTAGGGCTATTGAATTTGGTATCGGTGGATGATTACCAGGCACTGAGCCGTGTACCCAGCCTCATGGCGGTTCCGGGAGAACCCACCCGGGACTCATATCAGATCAGCCGTGACGGCCTCTCCAGCGGCGGATCCGACGACGCCGTTTCCCCTCCCCCTCAAGAACGCAGAATCATCGTTGCGAACCAACTCCCTATAAAAGCGACGCGCGATTCAGACACGAAGAAATGGATCTTCGAGTACGACGCCGACAGCCTGTATCTGCAGCTGAAGGATGGGTTCCCCTCCGACGTGGAGGTCCTGTACGTAGGGTCCCTGAAGGCCGACGTGGAGGCTTCCGAGCAGGACGAGGTGTCGCAGGTGCTCCTAGAGCGGTTCCGGTGCGTGCCCACCTTCCTCCCTTGGGAAATTCAGAACAAATTCTACCATGGATTCTGCAAGCACTATCTGTGGCCCCTGTTTCATTACATGCTTCCCATGTCTCCCAGCCACGGCGCCCGCTTCGACCGCGCCCAGTGGCAGGCCTACGTCCTGGCCAACAAGATCTTCGCCGATAAGGTGACGGAGGTCATAAACCCCGACGAGGATTTCGTGTGGGTTCACGATTACCACCTGATGATACTGCCCACTTTCTTGAGGAAAAGGTTCCACCGCGTGAAGCTAGGGTTCTTCTTGCACAGTCCCTTCCCTTCTTCGGAAATCTACAGGACTCTACCTGTTCGTGATGACATACTGAGAGCCTTCTTGAACTGCGACCTGGTTGGTTTCCACACCTTCGATTACGCCAGACACTTCTTGTCCTGCTGCAGCAGGATGCTTGGTTTGGACTACGAGTCTAAAAGAGGTTACATTGGCTTGGATTATTATGGAAGAACCGTCACTATTAAGATTCTCCCCGTTGGGATTCACATGGGGCAGCTTCGCTCCGTGTTGTCTCTGCCGCGCACGGCCAAGAGGGTGGAGGAGTTGAAGGTGGAGTATGAGGGCAAGGTTGTCATTCTTGGCGTCGATGACATGGACTTGTTCAAAGGTATCAGCTTGAAGTTCTTGGCAATGGGGCAGCTTCTTGAGGTGCATGAGGCTCTGAGAGGGAAGGTTGTGTTGGTTCAGATTCTGAACCCCGCCAGGAGCTCAGGGAAGGATATTCAAGACGTCAAGAATGAGTCCGAGGCCCTTGCTAAGGAGATTAACGACAAATATGGTAGGCCGGGTTACCAGCCAATTGTGTTTGTGAATGGTCCAGTTTCAACGGAGGATAAGGCTGCTTACTATGCAATTTCCGAGTGTTGTGTGGTGAATGCGGTGAGGGATGGCATGAACTTGGTGCCTTACACATACACCGTTTGCAGGCAGATAGTTGAGAGTGAGAGGCCTAATCAGAGTGTTATCATTGTATCTGAGTTCATCGGTTGCTCGCCCTCCCTCAGCGGAGCAATCAGGGTCAATCCTTGGAACATTGATGATGTCTCCGAGGCTATGAACTCCGCCATCACAATGCCGGACGGGGAGAAGCATTTGCGCCACGAGAAGCATTACAAGTACATAAGCTCCCATGATGTGGCCTATTGGGCCAGGAGTTTTGATCAGGATTTGGAGAGGGCTTGTAGGGAGCATTACCTCAAGAGGTATTGGGGTGTTGGTTTTGGTCTCGGATTCAGGATCGTTGCTTTGGATCCTACCTTTAGGAAGCTCTCAGTCGATAACATTGTCTCTGCATACAAAGCTACACACAGCCGCTTGATCCTTTTGGACTATGATGGCACTATGTTGCCTCAGGCATCCATAAACAAGACCCCAAGTCCTGAGGTTTTATCTGTATTGAACTATTTATGCAGTGATCCCAAGAATATGGTGTTCATTGTGAGTGGCAGAGACAAGGATTGCCTCGGCAAGTGGTTTGATCCTTGTGACAAGTTGGGCCTCTCAGCAGAACATGGTTACTTCACTAGGTACATTACATTACATTACATTGGACCAATTTGTTTTGTTATTGTTCGTCTAATTTGGTGTGTGTGTGGCAGGTTGAGGAGGGATACTCCTTGGGAGACATGCGGGTTGACAACTGATTTTGACTGGAAGAAGATGGCAGAACCTGTGATGGCGCATTACACAGAGGCAACGGATGGTTCTTTCATTGAACACAAGGAGAGTGCAATGGTTTGGCACCATCAAGAAGCCGATCCTTATTTTGGATCATGCCAAGCCAAAGAGCTTCTTGATCACCTTGAGAATGTGCTGGCCAATGAGCCTGTTGTTGTTAAAAGGGGACAACACATAGTTGAAGTGAAACCTCAG GGTGTGAGCAAGGGTATAGTTGTGGAAAATCTAATCTCAAGCATGAGGAGTGAGGGTAAATCACCAGATTTTCTGTTGTGCATTGGGGATGATCGATCAGATGAAGACATGTTCGAAAGCATTGCTCGTTCAGTTTCTAATCCAGCACTTCCAACAATATCACAAGTGTTTGCATGCACGGTTGGCCAGAAACCAAGCATGGCAAAGTACTATTTGGAGGATACGAGTGAAGTTATCAAGTTGCTACAAGGACTTGCTACTGCATCAGCACCCTCAGCTTTTCAAGAATCGCAACAAGGATCACTATAG